A window of Haliscomenobacter hydrossis DSM 1100 contains these coding sequences:
- a CDS encoding cryptochrome/deoxyribodipyrimidine photo-lyase family protein codes for MMVKQQINIVWLKRDLRLRDHDPLAAAIDNGLPTLLLFCFEPSLMACPESDVRHWRFVFESLADLQNRLKIREKQLYAVHQEVITVLEWITDFYQIQQVYSHEEVGIKITFDRDKAVKKWCTEQGIAYQEFPQNGIIRGRKHRQGWLKLLEKSTFKASATKVDLEKLQTLSIDPVLLEKFTTAPLPSVIQSYQEGFQRGGETYAWRYFQSFLQERSKNYNRQLSKPAGSRTSCSRLSPYLAFGCISAREVMQHLDAHLSQSADRWNLNNFRSRLWWRSHFIQKLETDWRVEIAPINPVFVQLDRQMDGPWFEAWAQGKTGFPMVDASMRCLQATGWINFRMRAMLVSFATFVLWLDWRPVATHLARLFLDFEPGIHYPQIQMQAGLTGYHTLRMYNPSTQVTKNDPDGIFIKKWVPELQAVPSTLLAEPWKMTPMEQKFYHCSIGSDYPVPLVDFDKVAAQNKDRYWQIRQSPAAKQILSSILEKFCTPKEIKIHQQKETRP; via the coding sequence ATGATGGTAAAGCAACAAATCAATATCGTTTGGCTCAAACGTGACCTTCGGCTACGCGATCACGATCCATTGGCAGCAGCCATTGACAATGGTCTACCAACGTTGTTGCTTTTTTGTTTTGAACCAAGTTTAATGGCCTGCCCTGAAAGTGATGTCCGGCATTGGCGTTTTGTGTTTGAAAGTCTGGCCGACCTGCAAAACCGATTAAAAATCAGGGAGAAACAGTTATACGCTGTCCATCAAGAGGTAATCACAGTCCTGGAATGGATCACCGATTTTTACCAAATTCAACAGGTATACAGCCATGAAGAGGTGGGGATTAAAATCACGTTTGACCGCGATAAGGCCGTAAAAAAATGGTGCACCGAGCAGGGCATCGCTTATCAGGAATTCCCCCAAAATGGCATCATCCGCGGTAGAAAACACCGCCAGGGTTGGTTAAAACTTTTGGAAAAGTCTACGTTCAAAGCATCTGCCACAAAAGTAGATTTGGAAAAACTACAAACGCTTAGTATCGATCCAGTTTTGCTTGAAAAATTTACTACTGCCCCACTTCCTTCAGTCATCCAAAGCTACCAAGAAGGATTTCAGCGTGGTGGCGAAACCTATGCCTGGCGGTATTTTCAATCTTTTTTACAAGAGCGCAGCAAAAATTACAACCGTCAACTATCAAAACCTGCGGGAAGTCGAACCAGTTGTAGTCGCCTGTCACCTTATTTGGCCTTTGGTTGCATCAGTGCACGCGAAGTCATGCAGCATCTTGATGCCCACTTGTCGCAGTCTGCCGATCGGTGGAACCTCAATAATTTTCGCTCGCGCTTGTGGTGGCGTTCCCATTTTATCCAAAAACTGGAAACCGACTGGCGTGTGGAAATTGCCCCCATCAATCCGGTTTTTGTTCAACTGGACCGACAAATGGATGGCCCCTGGTTCGAAGCCTGGGCGCAGGGAAAAACGGGATTTCCGATGGTAGATGCCTCCATGCGCTGCCTACAGGCCACCGGTTGGATCAATTTCAGGATGCGGGCGATGTTGGTATCTTTTGCCACGTTTGTTTTGTGGCTGGATTGGCGGCCAGTGGCGACCCACCTGGCTCGTTTGTTTCTGGATTTTGAACCGGGTATTCATTACCCCCAAATCCAGATGCAAGCGGGACTTACCGGCTACCATACCCTGCGCATGTACAATCCGAGTACACAAGTGACAAAAAATGACCCTGATGGAATTTTTATCAAAAAATGGGTGCCCGAATTGCAAGCCGTGCCCAGTACACTGTTGGCCGAGCCCTGGAAAATGACGCCAATGGAACAAAAATTTTACCATTGTAGCATTGGCAGTGATTATCCAGTTCCATTGGTTGATTTTGATAAAGTTGCAGCTCAAAACAAAGATCGATACTGGCAAATCCGCCAAAGCCCCGCAGCAAAGCAAATCTTAAGCAGTATTTTAGAAAAATTTTGTACCCCCAAAGAAATTAAAATTCATCAACAGAAAGAAACACGACCTTAA
- a CDS encoding DEAD/DEAH box helicase: protein MQTTPTLADTLANLGIISLNEMQEQALQSIPAEPNLMLLAPTGSGKTLAFLLPILELLQPDRPGVQCLVLSPTRELAIQIERVWQKMATGYKVNTCYGGHPMQIEIRNLSQAPALLIGTPGRIIEHLHRKSFELENLHILVLDEFDKCLSMGFQEQMEQIVEGIPHLEKRILVSASNEQSIPKFTGIVAPKVLDYTNTEDKSTDGLQVKAVMAKDEDRIAALYELLCTLGQEQTLVFCNQRDATERVVSALRDLGLQSSFFHGGMEQLDREKTLVQFRNGSIVVLVSSDLAARGLDIPEVRNVIHFELPDRASDFGHRNGRTARMHNEGTAFLILNSAADLPEYLPGLPELFELPELAPMPPLAEWVTLYISGGKKDKLSKTDIVGFLSKKGELQKEDVGKIELLDHMSFVAVKKELVRTVLKKIQGEKMKGDKYKIEVVRLG from the coding sequence ATGCAAACCACACCCACTTTAGCGGATACCCTCGCCAATCTCGGCATTATCTCCTTGAACGAAATGCAGGAGCAAGCACTGCAAAGCATTCCTGCCGAGCCTAATCTCATGCTTCTAGCCCCCACTGGATCGGGCAAAACCCTGGCTTTTTTGCTGCCCATTCTGGAATTGTTGCAGCCCGACCGGCCTGGTGTGCAGTGTTTGGTGTTGTCTCCTACCCGGGAATTGGCCATTCAGATTGAACGGGTGTGGCAAAAAATGGCTACGGGCTACAAAGTCAATACCTGTTACGGTGGCCACCCGATGCAAATCGAAATCCGTAACCTGAGCCAGGCACCAGCCCTACTGATTGGTACACCCGGCCGCATCATTGAACATTTGCACCGCAAATCTTTTGAACTCGAAAACCTGCATATTTTGGTGCTGGACGAATTTGACAAGTGTTTGTCGATGGGTTTTCAGGAACAAATGGAGCAAATAGTGGAAGGTATTCCCCATTTGGAAAAAAGAATCCTCGTTTCGGCCAGCAATGAACAAAGCATTCCAAAGTTCACGGGCATCGTTGCTCCGAAAGTATTGGATTACACCAATACCGAAGACAAATCCACGGATGGCTTGCAGGTCAAGGCCGTGATGGCGAAAGACGAAGACAGAATAGCGGCGCTTTACGAGTTGCTGTGTACCCTGGGGCAGGAACAAACCCTGGTGTTTTGCAACCAACGGGATGCAACCGAACGGGTGGTGAGCGCATTGCGTGATCTGGGACTACAAAGTTCCTTCTTTCATGGGGGGATGGAACAGTTGGATCGTGAAAAAACGCTGGTGCAGTTTCGCAACGGCAGCATTGTGGTATTGGTTTCCTCCGACCTCGCAGCCAGAGGACTGGACATTCCCGAAGTCAGAAATGTCATCCATTTTGAATTGCCGGACAGGGCCTCGGATTTTGGTCACCGCAACGGACGAACCGCCCGGATGCACAACGAAGGTACAGCCTTTTTGATCCTCAACTCAGCAGCAGACCTTCCGGAATACCTCCCCGGTTTGCCGGAGCTTTTTGAGTTGCCCGAACTTGCGCCCATGCCCCCTTTGGCGGAATGGGTCACCCTGTACATCAGTGGAGGTAAAAAGGACAAATTGAGCAAAACGGACATCGTTGGTTTTTTGTCCAAAAAAGGAGAATTGCAAAAGGAAGATGTGGGTAAAATTGAATTGCTGGATCACATGTCGTTTGTGGCAGTAAAAAAAGAATTGGTTCGCACCGTGTTGAAAAAAATCCAGGGCGAAAAAATGAAAGGAGATAAGTATAAAATTGAGGTGGTGCGCCTGGGGTAA